A window from Hemicordylus capensis ecotype Gifberg chromosome 2, rHemCap1.1.pri, whole genome shotgun sequence encodes these proteins:
- the LOC128348231 gene encoding zinc finger protein 474 isoform X3: MRNFINLSSSFTKEPAVIRRPPAVICYLCGREYGTHSISIHEPQCLKKWHIENDQLPKHLRRPEPKKPEIRSIGTKGYYDLDAINESAWNSAQSQLVPCDICGRTFLPDRLIVHQRSCKLKIPK, translated from the exons ATGAGGAATTTCATCAATTTGTCATCATCATTCACTAAAGAG CCTGCAGTGATAAGGCGCCCCCCAGCCGTTATTTGTTACCTTTGTGGGCGTGAATATGGAACCCATTCTATAAGCATCCATGAACCGCAGTGTCTGAAAAAATGGCATATTGAGAACGATCAACTGCCAAAACATTTACGAAGACCTGAACCCAAGAAGCCGGAGATCAGATCTATAGGAA cCAAAGGTTACTATGATCTTGATGCTATAAATGAGTCTGCCTGGAACAGCGCCCAGAGCCAGTTAGTTCCATGTGATATTTGTGGCCGTACCTTCCTGCCAGACAGACTGATCGTCCACCAACGGTCATGTAAACTGAAGATACCAAAATGA
- the LOC128348231 gene encoding zinc finger protein 474 isoform X2, producing METALMKKILSKHHKTLSSVGKAPANTSTISTSKQAATSSGSDLPTLLPQATGVNSMVKTNSGKKRPRTVTISKRSNTGSMSNDQWDRPVIPSRRPGFRVCYICGREFGSQSLPIHEPKCLEKWRIENDKLPKFQRRPEPIKPQVLPGGAHDINAENAAAAESYQVQLLRCENCGRTFLPDRLLVHQRSCKPKTSPGPSNYNPPKSYRSSGPGPSSAVTDKPKVTMILML from the exons ATGGAAACTGCACTTATGAAAAAGATATTGAGCAAACATCATAAAACTCTGTCAAGTGTTGGAAAAGCCCCTGCTAATACCTCCACCATCTCAACCTCAAAACAGGCAGCAACATCCAGTGGGTCAGATCTTCCCACACTTTTGCCGCAAGCCACAGGGGTAAATTCCATGGTTAAAACAAACTCTGGGAAAAAGAGGCCAAGGACTGTAACAATATCAAAACGGTCAAACACAGGAAGCATGTCTAATGATCAATGGGATCGGCCAGTCATTCCATCAAGAAGACCTGGATTCAGGGTGTGCTAtatctgtggcagagaatttggaTCACAATCTCTTCCGATCCATGAGCCCAAATGTCTGGAGAAGTGGCGCATTGAAAACGACAAGTTACCAAAGTTTCAGAGAAGACCAGAGCCCATTAAACCTCAGGTCCTTCCTGGAGGAGCTCATGATATCAATGCTGAAAATGCAGCAGCTGCTGAAAGCTACCAAGTTCAGCTCCTGCGCTGTGAAAATTGTGGTCGCACTTTCCTCCCAGACCGTCTTCTTGTACACCAAAGAAGTTGTAAGCCAAAGACCAGTCCAGGGCCTTCAAACTACAACCCTCCTAAATCCTATAGATCTTCAGGTCCTGGACCATCATCAGCTGTAACAGACAAG cCAAAGGTTACTATGATCTTGATGCTATAA
- the LOC128348231 gene encoding zinc finger protein 474 isoform X1: protein METALMKKILSKHHKTLSSVGKAPANTSTISTSKQAATSSGSDLPTLLPQATGVNSMVKTNSGKKRPRTVTISKRSNTGSMSNDQWDRPVIPSRRPGFRVCYICGREFGSQSLPIHEPKCLEKWRIENDKLPKFQRRPEPIKPQVLPGGAHDINAENAAAAESYQVQLLRCENCGRTFLPDRLLVHQRSCKPKTSPGPSNYNPPKSYRSSGPGPSSAVTDKPAVIRRPPAVICYLCGREYGTHSISIHEPQCLKKWHIENDQLPKHLRRPEPKKPEIRSIGTKGYYDLDAINESAWNSAQSQLVPCDICGRTFLPDRLIVHQRSCKLKIPK from the exons ATGGAAACTGCACTTATGAAAAAGATATTGAGCAAACATCATAAAACTCTGTCAAGTGTTGGAAAAGCCCCTGCTAATACCTCCACCATCTCAACCTCAAAACAGGCAGCAACATCCAGTGGGTCAGATCTTCCCACACTTTTGCCGCAAGCCACAGGGGTAAATTCCATGGTTAAAACAAACTCTGGGAAAAAGAGGCCAAGGACTGTAACAATATCAAAACGGTCAAACACAGGAAGCATGTCTAATGATCAATGGGATCGGCCAGTCATTCCATCAAGAAGACCTGGATTCAGGGTGTGCTAtatctgtggcagagaatttggaTCACAATCTCTTCCGATCCATGAGCCCAAATGTCTGGAGAAGTGGCGCATTGAAAACGACAAGTTACCAAAGTTTCAGAGAAGACCAGAGCCCATTAAACCTCAGGTCCTTCCTGGAGGAGCTCATGATATCAATGCTGAAAATGCAGCAGCTGCTGAAAGCTACCAAGTTCAGCTCCTGCGCTGTGAAAATTGTGGTCGCACTTTCCTCCCAGACCGTCTTCTTGTACACCAAAGAAGTTGTAAGCCAAAGACCAGTCCAGGGCCTTCAAACTACAACCCTCCTAAATCCTATAGATCTTCAGGTCCTGGACCATCATCAGCTGTAACAGACAAG CCTGCAGTGATAAGGCGCCCCCCAGCCGTTATTTGTTACCTTTGTGGGCGTGAATATGGAACCCATTCTATAAGCATCCATGAACCGCAGTGTCTGAAAAAATGGCATATTGAGAACGATCAACTGCCAAAACATTTACGAAGACCTGAACCCAAGAAGCCGGAGATCAGATCTATAGGAA cCAAAGGTTACTATGATCTTGATGCTATAAATGAGTCTGCCTGGAACAGCGCCCAGAGCCAGTTAGTTCCATGTGATATTTGTGGCCGTACCTTCCTGCCAGACAGACTGATCGTCCACCAACGGTCATGTAAACTGAAGATACCAAAATGA